aacggatagctttgaattttaagttttgaagactttaaagagatctagttgcaatcgtcaagggggagtctgtagatgcagattcattgtgacaatcgcaacatagatttgattattgtttatgttttttaggaacttgtgtgtaatcatttaaataagaacttgtgttgatatttaatgattacgtttgaacttcaatattatatatgtttgtgttttgtattgtgtttgtgtgttatatattgttttgcaggtacaagaacatagaatcaaggtttataagtgtcgtagaacacttaaacgatgattggatgttatgtacgagccaaacgaagccaaacaaagaacatatgggtcgtccctcgtgctgacatcatcagcatgaaggatcagcctcatgctgacgtcagcacaaggcaGATcggtttgtttattgtttcgggcctaatacgtaattaaggccgaagcccacacacccaatatcaactagtataaatacaagacctaatctacgaaattaggttaatgattttcgaatccttgttagttattcacgaatttacgagctaaggttaattgttccttcgtgtgttctcctacacgaaccacaagccttgtgcatctccttcgggttgattaattacttattaattaacaaaaggcaatagcaatctagttatctcaagaggattccgcactcttgacatagcgaatcgcgtcttattacgatccacgcaacaatagggcaccttacaaccCCGCAACATACTTCTCAATTTTTACATCTTGGGGCTTCACATAATGGGGAATGAGCCTAGAGAGTTGGCCAAATCGGCGAGTGTAACCCTCATGGTAAGTTTAGAGAATTCCACTTGCAAGTTTCGCATTTCGTGTGCCGAGCAATACTTAGCGATTATTATATCTTTGATTTCTCCCCAAAGTAAGTTATTAGCCGCATCAATCCCCAATTCATCAACCTCCCCATTCCACCATTCAAGGGCATCACTTTTCAACATACCGGTGGCATAAGTAATTCTATGGTGTAAAGCACAACCACTCCGGGCAATTATTGATTCAATTGCCTCCAACCATTCTAAAAAACCCGTAGCAACACCATCTCCATTAAACTCTAGGGCTCCACAAAGTTTAAAGTCTTTAAATAAACATCCTTATTGATAAGCATCGTGACCTCTTAGTCGCACAAAACCTTTTCCTCCATCCTCACCGTTTACATTCACATCATCTTCATTTTGAACATGAACCCCTTCATCTTCCGGTTCTTCTTGTTCATTTCTAGCTTCCATGGCCGTTTGGATTCGGGCCACAAGATCCGGCATGATCTCATTTAAAGCTTGAGTAATGACCTCGGTTAATACCGGGGGATTGGCACCATCCCAgccaccacgaccaccacggTTTCCTCTACCACCTCGTCCACCTCTACCTCCACGAACACCTACaacctctttttcttcttgagcACGAGGGCGGCGAACAACTATTTTTGGTCTAACCATTCTTTCCTGAACACACGTGTTAGATTAGCAAGTTAATTCTCACATTTCACACACGAATAATCGAAATCGGCCGACAAATAATGAACAACTTATATCTAATCTCTTCTAAACCGTTGCAAGAATATATAATTCTATGGGGATATTATCATGGAAATAATCTAAGGCATCATCGTTTCATGCAATTCATAATCGACATCACAATCACATGCCAATTAACACAAATATAAAAGGGGTCAAGTCATATCAAGGTGGGTAAAGCATAGTCCTAATCTTAACTTCAACATTCAACACATTAGAagtgtttgtatacagggtgtaccatcggctaaccctccacaccgtTACTAAATtgaatggatgttaagactcgGTTCCGTTATGTTATCCAAgtattggtcgggtatgtatactGGGTGTACCAGcagctaaccctccacctaaccaataCTCATCAAACATACCAGGTTACCTACTATACTTTATCCACAATGCGTAATCCACGAGGTCATTAACTTTATATGACATAGGGTGACCATAAATTTGTTGATCAGACACCTCTAGAGTTACCGAGTGTCATACTTCATTAATGCCATCATTTCACTTTGCTAGGGTTAgacataaaactataaaaatatacGTTCATTCGGCAAGTCACGGTGTATCCCGACACTAACGCCTATGTCCATCAAATCATCACATAACAATCAAGTCATAAGAACCTACAAACTCTgtttaaacaagttttatgcATCATGCAATTCACGTTGCAAACAAatttcctatcatgcatgctaatATGAAATATGGTGCATTGGCTATAGGCTAGGTcaatccacctaattctctacaacctggctctgataccattctgtaacaccccaacaaggcagaataatgggatatcacaagaaaaacaaagcacgacatggaaattatgtagatcccaactaaatgcataaaaggattGGACAATCCATACAAATCATTCAATACAAGTACCGGATGAAGAATAATGCTTAAAGAGCACacccatcaaacgtttacaaaataatagtTCAAAAGATGGTAAATGATTCTTAGCATAACCCATTAGCGGGAACTATGAATCACGAATCCAAGAAATAGTCCAAGTCCCTCCTAGCATGCAAACACTCAACAAATCATCCAATACGCCTTCCATTAACCTGTTGACCTGAAAAGTGCATTAAAACGTATCAACATAAAGTTgatgagttcgtaggtttaaacgTTAAAACCATAgggtcgggataacaaccgttaagaGTATTCCAGGATGAGGACACTTATATTATCAACCATACGTTCACAATTCATCATATCAATGTTACGTTACAACTAAACGTTCATACACAATATACACGTTAAACGATATCGTTAACAACAACGTTATGCCACAAATGTGGACTTACTCGTTATGCCATAAACATGGACTTTACGTTATGCCACTAATCGTGGACGTACTCATTATTCCATAAACATGGACTTTACGCTATGCCATAAACATGGACATTACGTTATGTTACTAATCGTGGACTTACTCGTTATGCCATAAACATAGACTTTACGTTATGCCACTAATCGTGGACTTACTCATTATTACAATCATTCATCACAACAtgcattcatatatatatatatatatacgtttatGGAAAGCAAAGCATTTACGTTCACAAATCATCGTTTAATATCAATTCATTTCAAATAACCCGTTAAAACGTTTACTTGAAACaagtacacttttcaccccaaataTAAGAGAAAacggggctacgaaactcaccttagcTTTAGAAATCGTTAGAATGAGATTAAGCGGGTGAATGGGAGCACAACGATAACAAACCTATTACATCAACATTTTATCATCACAAGGTATCCCCAAACAAACCATGCCACGAACCCCTAAGGATGCTTTAGAAGTGATTCAAGAACATTTAAAAGACATAGGAAGAGTTTTAGTTAAATTCGGTTaaatgacttagcaccaaaatttgacttaaaaatcaaagtgtttagaaatgtgttttaacaattttgttaACCTTAGAATGATGATACAAgactaataaacaagttttggatcattgaAAGTCGAGCGGTAACTGAACGAAAATGCTATGGGAAAGGCAGCGATTTGCGGACGATCTGGCAGATGGTATGATGAACACGGATCATCCACCAATTCCAGAATATCGTCCGCAGTTTTCAAAGAACAAGAAACAGTTTTTGACCTCAAAGTTGACAACCTTAAAAGCCAAATCCGGTTACCAAACTTTAAAACATTCAAATACAAGTATAACTAAGCATAAACATCTATTCTTTTCATAAACCCACTTCCAAAATCTTGTGATTTAATCCAGCTCCGTTTTTAATCAAAAGCACCCATTTCACGCCAAAATCGACTACCAAAAATTTAGATTGACATCAAGGAAGTAACCTACAATGTAAAAGGAACGTTTTGAGCTATGAAATACTTACCAATTCGTCCTACAACTTCAAATCCGGATTTAGGGCTCAAACTTTGGATGAACACTTTGAAACTTGCAATTTCTTAGATatttgatgattattattattagggttgcAAGATTAGGTTATTCTAACATCAACAACACAACATTTTGGGATTAAATGGTGAATTTATGATGATCTTGGATGGTAGATGGGGAATTTGAGAGAGAAATAAATGAGAGGGTGAGAGAAAGCATGGATAAGGAAAATAAGATGTGGGAATGGGTGTGTGGATGTGGGATGGGGGGCCGGCCTAAGGCTCCAAAAGTGGGGCTCTCGCTCCGCTAATTTCGATCAATAGCTATTCGTTATccatttaaacgctaaaacAACCCCGTTAACACAAATGGACTTCAGATTATACTAAGGCTCATCAAAACGCTCGGGATTTATCATTCATTCATGAAAGTCAATTACATCTAATCACATTAATTacaagtcaaacaaagtcaaaaatCACAATGTTACATAACCTTCTTGAAAATAAGGGAAATTCGCTTCAATGTTGCCTACTATTCTCACAATCATGCTTTTATCCTTACGAATCTTTTTTCGAAAATAAGCTTCGTCGTACTTTTGTTCTTCAACGAACCAATTGTTCATTTAAGTTTGAAGACCAGCATCCCGTCAAGGATCTATGCCATTACGGGGTCACAAATTGGGAGAGCTTGCCATGTCTTGAAGATATTTATGCGCATTAAGAAAAAGTTTCCATGAACTACTTGTAGATTTGTCAGATGAAGTCGGGTATTTGTAATCCTCCAACGAAGAATCcaaagacattttttttttatataaaagggTTTAGGATTTGGGATGTAATTGTAAGAAATGGGTAAGGATTTTGTAAAGAACAATGAGTTGAGGTTTATAAATGGTGAAAGTGTGTAGTATATATAGAATAGaacggtacccgcgcgttgtggcggtTGTGGAGATATCGACgatggtggtgatgtaatggcagCGGGGGTGGTGGTCGCGAGCAGCGGTgaagattggtggtggtggcgagtagtgtaaattattaatgtaatttgattttgatgaaatgttaaaacttaaattgTTAAACAAAGACtagttgttttataatataacgaGAGAAaggtacccgtgcgttgcggtgATGATAGAGGTAGCAGCGGTGGTGGTTatgtaatggcggcggcggTTGCTGGACGTGTGGTGGTGACGAGCGGCGGTAGTGGcggcggagattggtggtggtgccAGTGAGTAGTGGAAGTTATTAACTTAATGTGGCTATAATACATCAGGCATTAGAATGTGTACATTGAAACTTAGaatcattattaattttaagttcaatgttcaAAAGTAGAtcgatttgttttataatatagtacagATAAACATAgataaaaggttaaaaaaaactatttagttttttttttttttaaatttctaatcACAAAAGTGACTGTTGGTGGGTCGACGCCGCACATGCCTCTCCTCTCTCTTTGGTGAAGTGTGCCAAAAATCACATACTCTCTTTCGGCGTGTTACCAACTTACCATCCAGCGACGACTCGGTGATGGAGTTTGACGATTACCACTCACTCCCCATTAGCTTTCATGCATGCTCACCAAACATTCATATTCAGATTCCTTCACATATTTAATGAATTAGATGATAGTATGCAAATTCGCCACGTAAGTAAATGATACTGACAAGAAACCTTTTCTTCTTACACATATCACATATGCATGTGTACGTAAACTTACTTAATGCAATACTATATATCTAAAGTCAAATTGTATCTGTCATTATTTCAATCACATATACCTTACTTAACCCTGTATCTGTAATTAGCTTACTCAATTTAAGCTAATTAACTAAAAATCATGTATCGTCTTTTCATCGTAATAATAACCATCTTCttctatattaatattaatattcgTAATATTGCTGTAAGCTCAACCTCATCCGGTAAAATAGATTATCTTCCTGGTTTCCATGGACCACTCCCCTTTCATCTAGAAACTGGGTATGTACTAATTTGCTTTATTTGATATAACATAAACTACAACTAGTAAATTTACGGATATATAGTACCATTTTTCCTATTCAATTGGAGTTATGTTTGTAGGCGGCCTAACCAAAATATCCCGAGACACTTTTCGTGATTGCCCAAaatgttaatttaattatcaactAATTAAGGTTCAAATCTAATAAGAGTATCGCTTAATTAGGAAACCtgtcaactttatataacttatactaagtgatactcgtattatttacaTGTAGTTATGTTGGGGTGGATGTGAATGAAGATGTACAGCTATTTTACTACTTCATTCAATCTGAGTCAAATCCAAAGGAGGATCCTCTCATGCTTTGGATTACCGGAGGTCCCGGTTGCTCCTCTATTTCGGGATTGTTCTACGAGATTGGTATTGATAGTTATGCGTTTTCATGAGCTTTGTTCGAGTAGCCCCTTTTTAGTAACGCTATTTAgatatgggaaatgatatatcctcctaaaaattagcctaataatcctgCTAATAATCTTAAAAAATGACAAATGTAATCCATTTATTCTCTCTCCTAATTTCATTTTTTGATCATGCTAAGTGTTAGTTAGGATGATTGTTTTTAGGGGTTAAGTATCTGAAATTCTATGTAACTTTTACCCTTTTCCTATTGTGtaaatgtaactttcatttggttcattgtatgtaactaacccgctaagttgaacgattaatgtaaaatttttacgtggatcaatcaaaaacttctacaaCTCATATGATTTGCCACTATACACTTTTGCATTAATCGTTTAATTTAGCGGGTTCGTTACatgttacatacaatgaatcaCATAAAAGTGTACTTACACCACGAGATACTAAACCCTCTTCTAGGAGGATCTACCATTTTCCTTTAGATATATGAGTAGTTATTTGAACAAAATAGGTACTATGCAATTTGAGGCTGTGGAGTACAATGGAAGTTTGCCAAACTTGATTTTGACACCCTACTCGTGGACAAAGGTTTTCTTATCTTTCCCTTTTGCTTGCGTAGCAGTGGAATAGCTGTAAATAAAACTTTCATTTTAACCCCTAAATTCTATTCATTTACAATAATAGCACAAACTTTTGGAGAGGCCATGACATTGATGGTCTTTGAATTTACTCGAAATGCAGGCGGCAAGCATAATCTTCCTAGATATTCCTGTTGGTACCGGTTTTTCCTATGCAAGAACGACACTTGCTTCTAGTTCTACAGATATCCAGTTTAGTGATCAAGCATATGAATTTATGATAAAggtacatatatttttattaagtttcATTATGCTTTTCAAGGTTCTTTTTACACGTTGAAGCATTCTGCAGTGGTTTCAAACGCACCCGGAGTTCGTTTCCAACCCATTCTATGTTGGAGGAGACTCGTATTCTGGAATTGCAGTACCTATAATAACACAACTAATATCAAATGGTAATACTTTTCTCGAGGGCGACTGCACAATTGTATTTTTAGTAGACATTTGTGTAGttataagtattatatatgtGACATCTTCAAACGTATAATCACTGGTTCGGTCCTTTTATCGTAACCTATTTGCAATGTGCAGGAAATGAAGCTCACACCAAACCATATATTAATCTAAAGGTCTTCATTGGTGCTCTTAATCTCAAGTACTATTTatgacaataaaaaaaatgaacctTATGGCTGACTAGAATTAATCAGCATAAATACCTTCTAATAATTCTATAATAATTTCTAGTATGCATAATGCATTATTTCAAATCGATTTTTCTTAACCCATGAACTTTGTGCTTCAGGGATATGTGCTTGGAAACCCTGTGACATTTCCAGAAGAAGATAATTACCAAATTTGTTTCGCAAATGGAATGGGGCTTATTTCTGATGAACTCTATAAGGTTTGTTGTGCTCCTATGAATATCCTGTAAATTCTATTCTAAACTTATTAACTAACATTCTTCTTTGCCAATGTCTTTAAAGTTGTTGTCACGAAGTTGTCATGGAGAGTATCGGTTGGATTATATAAGCCCTAACAACAATGGATGTTTACAACATCTTGAGTTGTGCCAAGAGGTATACATGAAATTCAACTGAGATATCCAATTGAAATGTTTTTATTCACCTGCCAAATGGAGTACATCTTATAAATACTACTAGAACAAGACACTTCACTTCCCtatttaactaaaataattgCCATTGAATAGCATGTTAACTCACCATAACTAGTCTTAACTAAGAGTTTAAACATTAGATTTTGTTAATGAGAGCACTTATTCCCAAAGAAAACTTTCCAGAAAACTAAATTAAGTTTATTACTCAACATTAAACATATTTGACATTGTCTTTTCGTTAATAATCAGAATATCTCAAATATACAACTTTTTCGATGTATTTGTAGTGCATAGATGGGATCGAAACTGCCCATGTTTTGGAACCTTATTGTGGTTCTTTTCGATGGCCAATAGAACTAGCAACTCAAAAGCAATTGAACGAGGAACGTCCACTTTCGTCATTTTATTGTCGAGTAAGTGTCTACAATCGCATTATGTCCTTTCCAATAGATATCTTGGATTAGATCTTACTTTATTTCAAATATAACATAGTGAGACAAACATATAGCAGAATTCAAGATGTTTTTTATATCCAGGTTGATGGATATAAGCTGGTTTATTACTGGGTTAATGATGTCAATGTTAGAGAAGCACTGCATATCCGTAAGGTATTTACTCCCTATAAATTTTTTGTAGtagatataattaaatatataagcGAAGCGCTTTTCCCACATGTTACAAAATCCAGGGAACTGTCAAAGAATGGATAAGATGCAGCTCGGAACTAAACCTTACCACAACAGTAGATGATGTTAGACCATATCATCTAAACCTCAGCAAAAAAGGCTATCGTTCTCTTATATACAGGTCCTCATTATTTTTCACATTAATCGATAATAATTGTTCTTTGTGAAAAAATAAAGGGTTATTGCTGAACTTATATAACTTTAATGCAGTGGTGACCATGATATGGTTGTTCCTCACCAGTCAACTGAAGCATGGGTAAAAGATCTAAACCACCCTGTCATCGATCAATGGCGATCATGGAAGGTTCATGGTCAAATTGCTGGGTAATTTACAAATGTTGTTTTTTAGGCAATGTAATAAAATGTACTTGTGGTgtatttttcttccttttcatttgtctttttacaGGTACACTGAGAGTTATTCGAATATGATGACATTTGCCACCGTGAAGGTAAGAAATACGAGCTTTTGATATTTCAAGTGTTGTGTTGATACACGTTGTTAATTCAAGTATGTTTTGTTGCAGGGTGGTGGGCACACGGCCCCTGAGTACAAGCCAAATGAATGTTTTGACATGTTCAAGAGGTGGATCTCACATGAACCGTTGTGACCATCATTACATCTTATCCCATAAACATGTAAATGTTGCACGTTTccgtaaaatattatattttcttgCGTCATAACGTAGACTTGCTGAAATAAAACCCACTTATTCTGGTGGTCTTGTATGCTTTACATATGaaaactaacaaacaaaaactaacaaatatacaaatacattaatgctgcaaaactaaaaaaaggcTCTGTTTATCAAAGGCTTTGTATTAGTAGACACAAATTGTTCTTTGTCATTGATCAAACAAGCTACGTACCAAATACAGGGAAAGATGAGCAATGTATGTATTAGTACGTGCTATATACTTGAATAATTTTGTAATACATGAGGTACCCAAGGCGTTGGTAGTCTAAGACACTTACAATATCTTGATCTATTGGAATCTAAGTTATCACATTAAGGAGACCGGAAATTAAATTCCCCTAGGAAATCAAAAGGTCATAGTGTTAAAGGTGGAGGAGACGTTTTGTATTCTCAAATTTGTAGAACTCTCCATTTTGTTAATCTTATCTAATTTTCTTAAGGAGATAGAAAGACCTTAATCCCAATTGATGACCATAGTCTCTAATAAATCTCCATGATTCGAATGTATATCGCATGATATTGATAAATATAACATGTTATGGTGTAGATTACTGACTGAAAATCAAGCAGTGGCGGATTTGCATATCAGGAGCATATGTAAGCTTGTCTCTTTAAGACTTCTGTGTTTCCAAAAGGTTTCACCCACCAATGTTTATGCTATAGTAACATAAAAACTTTTATCCTTGTAATAACAATGAAAGTTGATACATTTATATTAACGAAAAATAGTGTCCGCGCGTTGGGACgatgagatggtgagggtgataggtcaagtcatagagcgtgatagccaaatgccttagccgaaTTTATATCGAATAtcatcgaatgacatctctaatgaaagagcatgaaattttaagaacacccatacgatttttataatttatcgatatacggtttttgagataaaagattttgaatgaattagagaaataaaataatttatggatgaaagagaaaaaaatgagtggttaagatttgaggagatgggaaaaaaatgagtggttgagatttaaggttattataagttattaggttgagatgtttaaattagtgaataaagaatagaggtattttaggtagttcaaatcatctgttcttaaaaaaaaaaaaaaaaaaattttaaaaaaaaactaacatattttttaagatagtattagattaGTGGGCACATAATCATTCACGCATGAGGGTTACTCTCTGCTTATTGTTTGAACTCTTTACCGAATTTTCCCTCCTCACTTGTCGACCATATGTCAGTTGGTGGATCTTCTTCCTTCATCTCTTAATTGTTTTCGCGTAAATGAGTTTGAGAAATTGGAGTCAGATTCTAGGAGACTCCAACATGTCACCTCCTTCAAAGGTCTCTTCATCCGCAACCGCCCAAAGATGCGGTATCTACCAAGAAATTTTGTTGCCTACACTTGAGAATGGATGGATGcccaattttaaacaaaaaatgcaGTATAAATACGAATGGCTCTTACTACTAGCCGCTGATCTCTCATATCTCCTGTGTCATAA
The Erigeron canadensis isolate Cc75 chromosome 2, C_canadensis_v1, whole genome shotgun sequence DNA segment above includes these coding regions:
- the LOC122586406 gene encoding serine carboxypeptidase-like 12 isoform X2, with the protein product MYRLFIVIITIFFYININIRNIAVSSTSSGKIDYLPGFHGPLPFHLETGYVGVDVNEDVQLFYYFIQSESNPKEDPLMLWITGGPGCSSISGLFYEIGTMQFEAVEYNGSLPNLILTPYSWTKAASIIFLDIPVGTGFSYARTTLASSSTDIQFSDQAYEFMIKWFQTHPEFVSNPFYVGGDSYSGIAVPIITQLISNGNEAHTKPYINLKGYVLGNPVTFPEEDNYQICFANGMGLISDELYKCIDGIETAHVLEPYCGSFRWPIELATQKQLNEERPLSSFYCRVDGYKLVYYWVNDVNVREALHIRKGTVKEWIRCSSELNLTTTVDDVRPYHLNLSKKGYRSLIYSGDHDMVVPHQSTEAWVKDLNHPVIDQWRSWKVHGQIAGYTESYSNMMTFATVKGGGHTAPEYKPNECFDMFKRWISHEPL
- the LOC122586406 gene encoding serine carboxypeptidase-like 12 isoform X1 → MYRLFIVIITIFFYININIRNIAVSSTSSGKIDYLPGFHGPLPFHLETGYVGVDVNEDVQLFYYFIQSESNPKEDPLMLWITGGPGCSSISGLFYEIGTMQFEAVEYNGSLPNLILTPYSWTKAASIIFLDIPVGTGFSYARTTLASSSTDIQFSDQAYEFMIKWFQTHPEFVSNPFYVGGDSYSGIAVPIITQLISNGNEAHTKPYINLKGYVLGNPVTFPEEDNYQICFANGMGLISDELYKLLSRSCHGEYRLDYISPNNNGCLQHLELCQECIDGIETAHVLEPYCGSFRWPIELATQKQLNEERPLSSFYCRVDGYKLVYYWVNDVNVREALHIRKGTVKEWIRCSSELNLTTTVDDVRPYHLNLSKKGYRSLIYSGDHDMVVPHQSTEAWVKDLNHPVIDQWRSWKVHGQIAGYTESYSNMMTFATVKGGGHTAPEYKPNECFDMFKRWISHEPL